One Hordeum vulgare subsp. vulgare chromosome 4H, MorexV3_pseudomolecules_assembly, whole genome shotgun sequence DNA window includes the following coding sequences:
- the LOC123448990 gene encoding arginine biosynthesis bifunctional protein ArgJ, chloroplastic: MPPPSLLLFHCRAPLPHRPLRMSSPSPSRRVVCSASTAEGYISAAPILLPDGPWKQVEGGVTAAKGFKAAGIYGGLRAKGQKPDLALVACDVDATVAGSFTTNVVAAAPVLYCKRVLTSSKTARAVLINAGQANAATGDAGYQDAVDSAEAVAKLLNVSTNDILIQSTGVIGQRIKKEALINSLPRLVGSLSSSTEGSNSSAVAITTTDLVSKSIAVQTEIGGVPIKIGGMAKGSGMIHPNMATMLGVLTTDAQVRSDVWREMVRTSVSRSFNQITVDGDTSTNDCVIAMASGLSGLSDILTHDSAEAQQLQACLDAVMQGLAKSIAWDGEGATCLIEVTVTGANNEADAAKMARSVAASSLVKAAVFGRDPNWGRIACSVGYSGIHFDADQLDISLGVIPLMKNGQPLPFDRSAASKYLKDAGDIHGTVNIDVSVGTGGGTGKAWGCDLSYKYVEINAEYTT, encoded by the exons ATGCCGCCACCGTCCCTCCTGCTCTTCCACTGCCGCGCCCCGCTCCCGCACCGCCCACTGCGGATGAGCTCTCCGTCACCGAGCAGGAGGGTCGTCTGCTCCGCCTCCACCGCCGAGGGGTACATCTCCGCGGCGCCGATCCTCCTTCCCGACGGCCCATGGAAGCAG GTAGAAGGCGGTGTCACGGCGGCGAAGGGGTTTAAGGCCGCGGGCATCTACGGCGGCCTGCGCGCCAAGGGACAGAAGCCTGACCTGGCGCTTGTTGCTTGCGACGTCGACGCCACCGTCGCCG GATCTTTTACAACAAatgttgttgctgctgcgccTGTTCTGTATTGCAAGCGTGTCCTTACTTCATCCAAAACA GCTCGTGCTGTGTTGATTAATGCTGGTCAAGCAAATGCAGCCACT GGTGATGCAGGATATCAGGATGCAGTGGATAGTGCGGAAGCTGTTGCCAAG CTTTTGAATGTGAGCACAAATGACATACTGATCCAGTCCACTGGTGTCATTGGTCAAAGAATAAAAAAG GAAGCACTTATAAATTCACTTCCTAGACTTGTGGGCTCTCTGTCTTCATCTACTGAGGG ttcaaattcttcagctgtGGCCATCACAACTACAGACCTTGTTAGCAAGAGCATTGCTGTCCAGACTGAG ATTGGAGGAGTGCCTATCAAGATAGGAGGAATGGCCAAAGGTTCCGGGATGATTCATCCAAACATGGCAACAATGCTTGGT GTTCTCACGACCGATGCTCAAGTGAGAAGTGATGTTTGGAGAGAAATGGTCCGGACATCAGTGAGTAGAAGTTTCAACCAAATTACT GTGGATGGTGATACAAGTACCAATGACTGTGTTATTGCTATGGCTAGTGGATTATCTGGTTTATCCGACATCCTCACTCATGATAGCGCTGAAGCTCAACAGCTCCAAGCATGCCTAGATGCA GTAATGCAAGGCCTTGCAAAATCCATAGCATGGGATGGTGAGGGTGCAACCTGCTTAATTGAG GTTACTGTAACTGGTGCAAATAATGAGGCAGACGCAGCTAAAATGGCACGTTCAGTGGCAGCGTCCTCCTTGGTTAAA GCTGCTGTATTTGGGCGAGACCCGAACTGGGGGCGTATTGCTTGCTCTGTCGGCTATTCGGGAATTCATTTTGATGCAGATCAACTTGACATTTCCCTTGGAGTTATTCCACTAATGAAAAATGGCCAACCACTCCCTTTTGACAG ATCTGCTGCTAGCAAGTATCTCAAAGATGCTGGTGACATCCATGGTACAGTAAATATTGATGTATCAGTTG GGACTGGAGGAGGCACTGGAAAGGCATGGGGTTGTGACCTAAGTTATAAGTATGTAGAAATAAATGCTGAATACACAACGTGA